The following are from one region of the Tachysurus fulvidraco isolate hzauxx_2018 chromosome 15, HZAU_PFXX_2.0, whole genome shotgun sequence genome:
- the srrm2 gene encoding serine/arginine repetitive matrix protein 2 isoform X2: MYNGIGLTTPRGSGTNGYVQRNLSSVRAKRNRDDHGGPKDEKDRERLESQLNRQPNADILEHQRKRQLEVKCAELQDMMEEQGYSAEEIEEKVSSFRMMLQEKQDPPPPSAEKPTVTETHALAAANQQKNDRLREAFGIGSDYVDGSSFHPERREREREKREQERLERERQQQQKYQIIEDSDESDSSSPRKQSRKKKRKKEKSRESSESPSPSPRREKKKNKSKKKKRERSVQSDYGSSSEDWSDNKKNKRKRSSENETPPPTKSRRRRSRSSSSAHRSPMALKEKQHNPPVARVDEGRKGRSPERRGRHRGSPEKMEKSSRHSRSPERNRKDQERERGKEKPQRGRRDVSSRSGSRSPPPKQQRDRRARSEERDGAKPPQRNRHNSSSPSPSPKRQRDRKQRSIEKEREDEGRKRENKPQKRHDSSSSASPSPQRDRARRGRSREKESVSSPARPSDRDRPRDRDTAMQIRARESDKRKESDLPVSPPRHSPRSNGKQKEAERENERAREREREEVRRKEREREAEKVQEEAKRKEREREAEKVQEEAKRKERESTRGKGREEVKRKERESDREKEREEVKRKESDREKEREEVKRKERESDREKEREEVKRKERESNREKEREEVKRKERESDREKEREEVKRKERESDREKEREEVKRKERENDREKEREEGKRKERESDREKEREEVKRKERESDRSCSEERYGKVVETGDRRTERDKSTAETERPGEKVREDERPGRTREKSPLEKGREKPQNKEKERKKSKGSSSSSDSSSSSSDSSDSSSSDSDSDSSSSSSSSSSSSSSSSSSSEDEKNEKSKKEPHAVMVQAVAQTEKGERDKYTPTDRESAASASTQALPIRKDRGRDRRSPSPQKERQKERDSGKERYTPTETSSPPPSPAERTRCSPENTRTHGKDPERPRERGSDQHKPSDLGHREKNRTSERMRASPPRARHEVNQNKRATAPSRSPSRSPARQRADRPRSPSPKRGVRRPTPPLRRDRGRPGDGQRVRSRERRTRSSRSRSPRRRSPPYRSRRSPSPVYRRRSSRSLSREREKEREREKHREQERERERERGKEREKKARSPPRRSPSSSSTSSSSSSSSSSSSPSPQRKPDPQKDRKSEKRLRSRSSSPPPTQDSPKRSRQPPPCSRSPPASQSDVRKTSRGRLRSQSPSERHVTESQERPIRGENAVNGKEEKKIVKQQKNECRDSSSSSSSSSSSSSSSSSDSSDSETEKGQGKAAASRRSSSSEREGAKKKSPLRRTREPADSLRDSRSLSYSPPARLRRAARSPHARRRSRSRSNSRRRK, from the exons ATGTATAACGGGATCGGATTGACCACGCCGCGTGGCAGCGGCACTAACGGCTACGTGCAGAGGAACCTGTCGTCCGTTCGGGCCAAGCGGAACCGAGACGATCACGGGGGACCGAAGGacgagaaggacagagagaggctGGAGAGTCAGCTGAACCGGCAACCCAATGCTGATATCCTGGAACATCAGAGGAAGAGACAGCTGGAGGTCAAGTGTGCTGAACTGCAGGACATGATGGAAGAGCAAGG GTACTCCGCTGAGGAGATCGAGGAGAAGGTGAGCAGTTTCCGTATGATGCTGCAGGAGAAACAGGatcctcctccaccttctgcTGAGAAACCAAC TGTGACTGAGACACACGCTCTCGCCGCCGCCAACCAGCAGAAGAACGACCGGCTCAGGGAGGCGTTCGGCATCGGCTCGGACTACGTGGACGGCTCGTCCTTCCACCCTGAGcgtagagagcgagagagagagaagagggagcaggagaggctggagagagagaggcagcagcagcagaaatatca GATCATCGAAGACTCCGATGAGTCAGACTCCTCATCTCCTCGAAAACAGAGCcgtaagaagaaaagaaagaaagaaaaaagcagagagag CTCTGAAAGTCCTTCCCCGTCACCtcggagagagaagaaaaaaaacaagtcgaagaagaagaaaag gGAGCGCTCGGTGCAGAGTGACTACGGCAG tTCGTCTGAGGACTGGTCGGAtaacaagaagaacaaaaggAAGAGGAGCAGCGAAAACGAGACTCCGCCTCCAACGAAGAGCCGCCGTCGCCGCAGCAGATCCTCCAGCTCGGCTCACAG GTCTCCGATGGCGTTAAAGGAGAAACAGCACAATCCGCCAGTAGCTCGGGTGGATGAGGGGAGGAAGGGCAGATCTCCTGAGCGCAGGGGTCGCCACAGGGGCAGTCCAGAGAAGATGGAG aaGTCTTCCAGACATTCCAGGTCTCCTGAGCGAAACAGAAAGGaccaggaaagagagagagggaaggaaaaGCCCCAAAGGGGGCGCCGTGACGTGTCATCTCGATCGGGGTCTCGATCTCCGCCCCCTaaacagcagagagacagaagagcgCGTAGCGAGGAGCGAGACGGTGCAAAACCTCCTCAACGGAACCGACACAACTCGTCCTCTCCTTCACCATCTCCAAAacgacagagagacaggaagcaGAGGAGCATCGAGAAAGAGCGAGAGGATGAGGGGAGGAAGCGGGAAAACAAACCCCAGAAAAGGCACGACTCCTCCTCATCAGCGTCGCCTTCaccacagagagacagagcacgCAGAGGACGcagcagagagaaggagagcgtGTCTTCACCTGCACGTCCTTCAGACAGGGACAGGCCGAGGGACAGAGACACCGCCATGCAGATTCGAGCTAGAGAGAGTGATAAACGTAAGGAGAGCGACTTACCTGTCTCGCCTCCTCGCCACTCACCACGCTCCAACGGAAAGCAGAAAGAGGCGGAGCGTGAGAATGAgcgagcgagggagagagagagggaggaggtgagaagaaaagagcgagagagagaggcagaaaagGTACAagaggaggcaaagaggaaagagcgagagagagaggcagaaaagGTACAagaggaggcaaagaggaaagagcgagagagtaCCAGAGGAAAGGGAAGAGAGGAGGTGAAgagaaaagagcgagagagcgacagagaaaaggaacgagaggaggtgaagagaaaagagagcgACAGGGAAAAGGAACGAGAGGAGGTGAAGAGAAAAGAGCgcgagagcgacagagaaaAGGAACGAGAGGAGGTGAAGAGAAAAGAGCGCGAGAGCAACAGAGAAAAGGAACGAGAGGAGGTGAAgagaaaagagcgagagagcgatagagaaaAGGAACGAGAGGAGGTGAAgagaaaagagcgagagagcgatagagaaaAGGAACGAGAGGAGGTGAAgagaaaagagcgagagaacGACAGAGAAAAGGAACGAGAGGAGGGGAAgagaaaagagcgagagagtgacagagaaaaggaacgagaggaggtgaagagaaaagagcgagagagcgacAGGAGCTGCTCTGAAGAGAGATACGGGAAGGTTGTGGAGACGGGAGACAGGAGGACGGAGCGAGATAAATCCACAGCAGAGACGGAGAGACCGGGTGAGAAAGTGAGGGAGGACGAGAGACCAGGAAGAACACGAGAGAAGAGTCCActggagaaagggagagaaaaaccacaaaacaaggagaaagagagaaagaaatccaAAGGGTCGAGCAGCAGCAGTgacagtagcagcagcagcagtgacagcagtgacagcagcagcagtgacagCGACTCCGACAGTTCGtcgtcatcatcctcctcctcttcgtcatcatcctcctcctcttcatcttccGAAGATGAAAAGAATGAGAAAAGTAAAAAGGAGCCTCATGCTGTCATGGTGCAGGCTGTGGCCCAGACGGAGAAGGGAGAGCGAGacaaatacacacccacagacagggagagtgcTGCCTCTGCCTCCACACAGGCTCTGCCCATTAGAAAGGACAGAGGCAGAGACAGGAGATCTCCGTCTCCACAGAAGGAgcgacagaaagaaagagattcGGGAAAAGAGAGGTACACTCCCACTGAGACCTCCAGCCCTCCTCCGTCTCCTGCAGAACGAACGAGGTGCAGTCCTGAGAACACAAGAACCCACGGTAAAGATCCAGAGAGGCCCAGGGAGCGAGGGAGCGACCAGCACAAGCCCTCCGACCTCGGGCACAGAGAGAAGAACAGGACAAGTGAGAGAATGCGGGCGTCTCCGCCCAGAGCCCGGCATGAGGTGAACCAGAACAAACGGGCCACGGCACCATCACGTTCTCCATCACGCTCTCCAGCACGACAACGTGCAGATCGGCCACGCTCCCCGAGCCCCAAGCGAGGAGTCAGGAGACCGACACCACCCTTAAGGCGAGACAGAGGGAGACCaggagacggacagagagtgcGCTCACGAGAAAGGAGGACGAGAAGCAGCAGGTCCAGAAGCCCACGTAGACGCTCACCTCCATACAG GTCCCGTCGTTCTCCCTCTCCTGTGTACCGGCGGAGAAGTAGTCGCTCTCTATCCAgggagagggaaaaagagagggagcgagagaagCATCGTGAacaagaaagggagagagaacgagaacgtggcaaagagagagaaaagaaagcaagaTCACCCCCTCGTCGTTCTCCGTCTTCGTCCTCTACATCTTCATCGTCCTCGAGTTCGTCCTCTTCGTCTTCACCCTCTCCTCAGAGGAAACCCGATCCCCAAAAGGACAGAAAGTCAGAGAAGAGGCTTCGTTCTCGTTCCTCTTCACCCCCTCCCACTCAGGATTCTCCTAAACGCTCTAGACAACCGCCTCCGTGCTCCAGATCTCCTCCTGCCAGCCAATCGGACGTCAGAAAGACCTCACGAGGTCGTTTGAGGAGCCAGTCGCCTTCAGAGAGACACGTGACTGAGAGCCAAGAGCGGCCAATCAGAGGGGAGAACGCAGTGAAcgggaaagaagagaagaaaatcgTGAAGCAACAGAAAAACGAGTGCAGGGACAGCTCCAgctcttcatcctcatcctcctcatcatcttcatcctcgTCCTCTGATAGCTCTGACTCCGAGACAGAGAAAGG